In Silene latifolia isolate original U9 population chromosome X, ASM4854445v1, whole genome shotgun sequence, the following proteins share a genomic window:
- the LOC141622005 gene encoding uncharacterized protein LOC141622005, giving the protein MTLTERKVEEDGFQQGYFFSSLTKASKTKNGKRIKRCIPTHGTWLEKAATTIVCNLGIHKYYKFNLVSGSKGSILNKDEWMMHEYSLLDNQDLVLCHITNRKDYNNSPNKSIKARKINMVVDQSLDYEAGPSKISRVDPYTACNDEDPLNLISYDVGDEYADGGVKDDESLKLFEDGYKSAMEQIVAQEDHQDGHQVIGIPAGEMAPIQAAAAGELTWTTSNLDPRTQEELNRLEALLMA; this is encoded by the coding sequence ATGACTTTAACGGAAAGAAAGGTAGAAGAAGACGGTTTTCAACAAGGTTACTTCTTCAGCTCTCTCACCAAGGCTTCTAAGACTAAGAATGGCAAAAGAATTAAGCGCTGTATCCCTACTCACGGGACTTGGTTAGAGAAAGCCGCTACCACGATAGTATGTAATCTTGGAATCCACAAGTACTACAAGTTTAACCTGGTTTCTGGATCCAAAGGCAGCATCTTGAACAAGGACGAGTGGATGATGCATGAATACTCTCTTTTAGACAACCAAGATTTGGTATTGTGCCATATTACTAACAGGAAAGATTATAATAATTCCCCTAATAAGAGTATTAAGGCTCGTAAGATAAACATGGTAGTGGATCAGTCGTTGGATTATGAAGCGGGTCCTAGTAAGATAAGTCGGGTTGATCCATATACGGCATGTAATGACGAAGATCCATTAAACTTGATCTCTTACGACGTTGGGGATGAGTATGCTGATGGAGGAGTAAAAGACGACGAATCTTTAAAATTGTTCGAGGATGGGTACAAGTCTGCAATGGAACAAATTGTTGCACAAGAAGATCATCAAGACGGTCATCAGGTCATTGGGATTCCAGCCGGGGAGATGGCACCAATACAGGCTGCTGCTGCCGGCGAGTTAACATGGACAACAAGTAACTTGGATCCACGGACTCAAGAAGAGTTAAATAGATTGGAGGCCTTGTTAATGGCTTAA